From the Deinococcus sonorensis KR-87 genome, the window GGCACCGGCCCCGGCTCGTATACCGGCCTGCGGGTGGGTGCGAGCTACGCCCTGGGGCTGGGCCGCGCCTGGACCGTACCGGTGCTGGGCGTCAGCAGCCTGGAGGCGCTGGGCGACATGCAGGAGGGCGAGCTGGCCGTCTCAATGGACGCCCGGAAGGGTCAGGTGTACGGCGCGATCTACCGCCTCCAGCAGGGGGTGGTGAGCCAGACCCTGCTGCCGGACGGCAAGTATCCGCTGGCGGAGTTTGAGGCGCACGTGGACGGGCGACCCTGGACGCGCGATCAGGCGCCCGATCCGCTGCGGCTGGCCCGTGCCGGGGTGCAGCACGGTCAGCCGGACTGGACGCTCAGCTACCTGTAGCATGGCGGCCATGACGCCCACCGCCACACAACGCCTGTACTGGTCCCGGCCCCTCGACCAGCGCTTCACCGCCCGGGTCCTCGCGGTCGACGGCCCCCGCGTCGCCATGGACCGCACGCTGTTCTACCCCGAGGGCGGCGGTCAGAACGCCGATGCCGGCCAGCTGCA encodes:
- the tsaB gene encoding tRNA (adenosine(37)-N6)-threonylcarbamoyltransferase complex dimerization subunit type 1 TsaB, with amino-acid sequence MPDDRLTLALDTATPHLSLALLGPDVALSRVVEVGRAHAERLPQEVQALFQEAGLPLRAGRIVVGTGPGSYTGLRVGASYALGLGRAWTVPVLGVSSLEALGDMQEGELAVSMDARKGQVYGAIYRLQQGVVSQTLLPDGKYPLAEFEAHVDGRPWTRDQAPDPLRLARAGVQHGQPDWTLSYL